A genomic region of Drosophila kikkawai strain 14028-0561.14 chromosome X, DkikHiC1v2, whole genome shotgun sequence contains the following coding sequences:
- the LOC108079454 gene encoding uncharacterized protein: MDFRNMISQTPTGKQLSEYQLNLLSKNNIETLFDFHETAEKKLHELLAIPMESVLEIKKELAELSLRQSQVEGTPEVEYGTGIEKLDKLLDSVDQPSAWLDVAVWMAM; this comes from the exons ATGGATTTTAGAAATATGATTTCGCAGACTCCTACGGGAAAACAATTGTCGGAATATCAGCTAAATTTGCTGAGTAAAAACAATATAGAAACCCTGTTCGATTTCCACGAGACTGCCGAAAAGAAACTCCACGAATTGTTGGCCATCCCAATGGAGTCTGTGCTGGAAATTAAGAAGGAGCTGGCGGAACTTTCGCTGAGGCAATCACAGGTGGAGGGCACTCCTGAAGTGGAGTATGGCACGGGCATTGAAAA ATTGGACAAGTTGCTGGACTCCGTGGATCAGCCTTCTGCTTGGCTGGATGTGGCTGTGTGGATGGCCATGTGA
- the LOC108079453 gene encoding enolase-phosphatase E1, whose product MTSYRKNLVLVLLLVASTAIVQLEAKTVFRRTDKISENFKQLDLPPEEIDPNVAPPESEPPKVEDVVDAAVPVIDESANEITSADVESTNAAAAVPEVATAAVPAPAAAAAVETPVAEAAPEAAATAAAVTKPPKVPSTTAKPENPISKYCKCSESQCDCCRKFGLPLLTSQGCARIAYLGNDEMNVSLKYGGLTLASRRISSKRARPICVGLPGGYSQFCGRVYGLSRSKESKDFKACLAFELRSDEEVEASLRVSCFKFGPEGLRVAEAEPLPVKPASSDDDDDDDDDIFGFAAGGDDDEDEDDDYDSESDNDADADTDDDDDTEDYAEDDDAEAPEDADYGGFSLAGLLDELDDDEDEKPAKKPAAAAAAAAADQTREHVSTDGQVETQLAQSKDEAGAPAASVPAKDEAASAAAAADEAALPAAVEGEVTSAPGTADLDSTTPKAKKSKKAKKNKKKKAAAEATEETGFAYELLNGILDFFN is encoded by the exons ATGACTAGCTACCGGAAAAACCTAGTCTTAGTGCTCCTGCTGGTGGCCAGCACTGCCATCGTCCAGCTGGAGGCCAAGACCGTTTTCCGGCGCACGGACAAGATATCGGAGAACTTTAAGCAACTGGATTTACCGCCCGAGGAGATCGATCCTAATGTGGCGCCACCAGAGTCTGAGCCGCCAAAGGTGGAGGATGTGGTGGACGCAGCTGTCCCAGTGATTGATGAGAGTGCCAATGAGATAACCAGCGCTGATGTGGAGTCCACCAATGCGGCAGCTGCTGTGCCAGAAGTGGCCACTGCTGCTGTTCCCgctcccgctgctgctgctgctgtggaaACTCCTGTGGCTGAGGCTGCTCCCGAGGCAgctgccactgccgccgccgtTACCAAGCCACCAAAGGTGCCCAGCACCACTGCCAAGCCGGAGAATCCCATCAGCAAGTACTGCAAGTGCTCGGAGTCGCAATGCGACTGCTGCCGCAAGTTTGGACTGCCGCTGCTGACCAGCCAGGGCTGTGCCAGGATCGCCTACCTGGGCAACGACGAGATGAATGTGTCTTTGAAGTATGGAGGCCTTACCCTGGCCTCGCGCCGCATCTCCAGCAAGCGGGCCCGTCCCATCTGTGTGGGCCTGCCCGGCGGCTACTCTCAGTTCTGTGGCCGCGTCTATGGGTTGTCGCGCTCCAAGGAGTCCAAGGACTTCAAGGCCTGCCTGGCCTTCGAGCTGCGCTCCGACGAGGAGGTGGAGGCCTCGCTGCGCGTCTCCTGCTTCAAGTTCGGTCCGGAGGGTCTGCGGGTGGCCGAGGCGGAGCCGTTGCCCGTGAAGCCAGCGAGCTCggacgatgatgacgatgatgatgatgatatctTTGGCTTTGCCG CTGgtggcgacgacgacgaggacgaggacgatgaCTATGACAGCGAAAGCGACAacgatgccgatgccgataccgatgacgatgatgacaCCGAAGACTATGCCGAGGACGACGATGCCGAGGCCCCCGAGGACGCTGACTATGGCGGCTTCAGTCTGGCCGGGCTCCTGGACGAGctggacgacgacgaggatgagAAGCCGGCCAAGAAGCCAgcggctgccgctgccgccgctgctgctgatcaGACCCGGGAGCATGTGAGCACCGATGGTCAGGTGGAGACTCAGCTGGCTCAGAGCAAGGACGAGGCGGGTGCTCCTGCTGCCAGCGTTCCTGCCAAGGATGaggctgcctctgccgctgccgccgcagATGAGGCCGCACTCCCGGCTGCCGTCGAGGGTGAGGTGACTTCAGCTCCTGGCACCGCTGACCTGGACTCCACCACTCCCAAGGCCAAGAAGTCGAAGAAGGCGAAAAagaacaagaagaagaaggcagCCGCAGAGGCAACCGAGGAGACGGGCTTCGCCTACGAGCTGCTCAACGGTATCCTGGATTTTTTCAACTGA
- the LOC138929188 gene encoding uncharacterized protein: MGESEIEDGDVLETSHHHHHNHHQQQQQLSKFELLTANGEFHRHRMPRRQAFGKRRSFDGATFTSTAAAAMAELQRRHELRALDDSQIPDEEERLRHRNRDRDGRNASEDDEEEAAAGGTDPGTPRSSCNRKVVKKLTARTKVFISSVLRFKKSINLRRRNSSSCSDLFVI, encoded by the coding sequence ATGGGCGAAAGTGAGATCGAAGACGGCGACGTCTTGGAGACCTCACACCACCATCATCataatcatcatcagcagcagcagcagctcagcAAGTTCGAGTTGCTGACCGCCAACGGTGAGTTCCATCGCCACCGAATGCCACGCCGACAGGCATTCGGCAAGAGACGCTCCTTCGACGGTGCCACCTTTACGTCCACGGCAGCGGCCGCAATGGCCGAGCTGCAGCGGCGCCACGAACTCCGCGCCCTGGACGACTCCCAGATCCCAGACGAGGAGGAGAGGCTGCGGCACAGGAACCGAGACAGAGATGGCCGGAATGCCAGCgaggatgatgaggaggaggctgctgctggaggCACAGATCCGGGGACACCGCGCAGCTCCTGCAACCGGAAGGTTGTCAAGAAGCTAACCGCCCGCACCAAGGTCTTCATCTCGTCGGTGCTGCGCTTCAAGAAGTCCATCAATCTGAGGCGTCGCAACTCCTCCAGCTGCAGCGATCTCTTTGTGATCTAA
- the LOC108079314 gene encoding uncharacterized protein, translating to MDTKLEARGQFPASFPDTFKNFFAMMNEDEDHMGLFANLLEDKVIPRQNSPVPVQRQRYGGSMRSHSGGDSSGRPGRHHYHPPQQQQQQQLPQGQQQHNMSVYQSRSRSGSGGSSSDLVSANIGSRPNSLRRSRASLSFSTNGLNAAGMGPDPGPGNGSGLDLSQCQNTNQNHGQKMKSGSSTQLCKHIKYCCLHQEPLSQPTQPSQADPGQKHVTLVCDCERLREKQKRMGPDGEDNCGVIKLQGYVYGYAPPPALPIKPTKPSKSIKILPSASTTTSSDEPRSSSPSTTAAAKNKSLQERQERTQARHSVILERAFDFDASCDESDSLSLSSSTQGPVPSPAPHQLAYNVLKPILKQPQKQQQQQPLKQQQQQQQPLQQIPAHPKQHRILPTPPTHSGLGAYHTREAALQRVQQQSGFGSRANLTAIPATSTNYGQGPSTSAAAAAAYNAYSQALDQSLQQLQQVQFEAQQPQVQFDSQHVQFEPQQVQFDAHQQQVQFENHQQGYGVEEQQFLEQQQHQLHHQQQFPPEEWEYSTDSNPTTVPTLSTYNDFLNAAQNPTGSRQSLKAQKSPILNRRRASSIAGNLLHSEYNYGTRNSIGGVPLDPEDFQRISHSSSARDRMSLAGVLTFQQAISGAVSPQYGPIGLDAADMLPGRGGGGALGSGAGERGGGGGLVGGLGNGSGGLPGGSAHNLSVGVGLGFLGGSSSTLAAVAEVTSGPDATSSDSLSPVMAIPGQCNTTKSTQTQLQQQQQQQQQRERGVGVGESFGGGSASNSNMASLATANVVATSSSQPGRTLLERQRLRTSSMPAESRRPRLADMRRSAIHTGDPDMGYYRLRSFSITSHGVCNLGDSLRSRRSRSIKSVTSTGTSTSGLDRHNSNASRASGEVVDGGDPMMLGERPPDGDPNVPAFKIAMLGASGVGKTTLTYQFTTSDYICAYDLSLDDDYGQKKVSVLLDNIETDLEIIDHPASEMSTEAFCATYNIDLFVVVYSVVDRKTFKEAERVLQYLKENEMLLSRGAILVGNKTDLERHRVVNQYMGRYVATQIACKFIETSSGLHHNVDELLVGIVAQVKLNPQRLRRLTEKELYELLNLQSAIQKHSGMHLHARRMVRQMSIYQGDEEEEDDDDQEEDEKQEENI from the exons atggaTACCAAACTAGAAGCGCGTGGCCAGTTTCCGGCCTCGTTTCCGGACACATTTAAAAACTTCTTTGCTATGATGAACGAAGACGAGGATCATATGGGGCTATTTGCCAATCTCCTGGAGGATAAG GTAATTCCCCGCCAGAACAGCCCCGTGCCCGTCCAGCGTCAGCGCTACGGCGGCAGCATGCGGAGCCACAGCGGGGGAGACAGCTCCGGCCGTCCTGGCCGCCACCACTACCATCCtccccaacagcagcagcagcagcagctgccgcaAGGCCAACAACAG CACAACATGTCGGTCTATCAGTCGCGCAGCAGGAGTGGCAGTGGCGGCAGCAGCTCTGACTTGGTCTCCGCCAACATAGGGAGTCGTCCCAACTCGCTGCGTCGCTCCCGGGCCTCCCTGAGCTTTAGCACCAATGGCTTGAATGCCGCCGGAATGGGCCCGGATCCGGGTCCTGGCAACGGAAGCGGTCTGGACCTAAGCCAGTGTCAAAATACCAATCAAAATCATGGCCAGAAAATGAAATCAGGCTCCAGCACGCAGCTCTGTAAGCACATCAAGTACTGCTGCCTCCACCAGGAGCCACTCTCCCAACCCACGCAGCCCTCACAGGCCGATCCCGGCCAGAAGCATGTGACCCTTGTCTGTGACTGCGAGCGGCTGAGGGAGAAACAAAAGCGCATGGGACCCGATGGCGAGGACAATTGCGGTGTGATCAAGTTACAAGGCTATGTCTATGGCTATGCTCCACCGCCGGCGTTGCCCATAAAGCCGACGAAGCCATCCAAATCCATCAAGATCTTACCTTCAGCATCGACCACCACGTCCAGCGACGAGCCGAGATCCTCATCGCCCAGCACCACGGCGGCGGCCAAGAACAAGAGCCTGCAGGAGCGGCAGGAGCGCACACAGGCCCGGCATTCGGTCATCCTGGAGAGGGCATTTGATTTCG ATGCCAGTTGCGACGAGAGCGACAGCCTCAGTCTGAGCAGCAGCACCCAGGGCCCAGTGCCGTCGCCAGCTCCACACCAGCTGGCCTACAATGTGCTCAAGCCGATCCTCAAGCAGCCGcagaagcaacaacagcagcaaccgctgaaacagcagcagcaacagcagcaaccgcTGCAGCAGATACCTGCTCATCCGAAGCAACATCGCATCCTGCCCACACCGCCCACACACAGCGGCCTTGGGGCATACCACACCCGCGAGGCGGCCCTGCAGCGCGTCCAGCAGCAAAGCGGCTTTGGCAGTCGCGCCAACCTGACCGCCATTCCGGCCACGTCCACGAACTACGGCCAAGGGCCCAGCACctcggcagcggcggcggcggcatacAATGCCTATAGCCAGGCCCTGGACCAGTCGctgcagcaactgcagcaggtGCAGTTTGAAGCGCAGCAGCCACAG GTACAGTTCGATTCACAGCATGTCCAGTTTGAGCCACAGCAAGTGCAGTTCGATGCCCACCAGCAGCAGGTCCAGTTCGAGAACCATCAGCAGGGTTATGGAGTGGAAGAGCAGCAGTtcctggagcagcagcagcaccagctccACCACCAACAGCAGTTCCCGCCGGAGGAATGGGAATACAGCACGGACTCGAATCCAACCACCGTGCCAACGCTCAGCACCTACAATGATTTTCTCAATGCAGCTCAAAATCCCACAGGCAGTCGA CAGAGTCTCAAGGCCCAAAAGTCACCGATTTTAAACAGACGACGGGCCTCTTCGATAGCCGGAAACCTGTTGCATTCGGAATACAATTATGGGACTCGGAATAGCATAGGAGGAGTCCCTCTGGATCCAGAGGATTTTCAGCGCATTTCGCATAGCAGCAGCGCCAG GGATCGCATGTCCCTAGCTGGCGTCCTAACTTTTCAGCAAGCCATTTCCGGAGCAGTGTCGCCGCAATACGGTCCCATTGGACTCGATGCCGCCGATATGTTGCCAGGcagaggaggtggaggagcaTTAGGTAGTGGAGCTGGCGAaaggggaggaggaggcggcttGGTTGGCGGGTTGGGAAACGGGAGTGGAGGCCTGCCGGGCGGTTCAGCCCACAATCTCAGTGTCGGCGTTGGACTGGGATTTCTGGGTGGCTCAAGCAGCACCTTGGCTGCTGTCGCCGAGGTGACTAGTGGCCCCGATGCCACCTCCAGCGACTCGCTGTCCCCGGTCATGGCAATACCGGGACAATGTAATACCACCAAATCCACACAAacgcaactgcagcagcagcaacagcagcagcagcagcgggagcGCGGCGTGGGCGTTGGCGAGTCCTTCGGAGGAGGCAGTGCCTCCAACTCCAATATGGCCAGCCTGGCCACCGCCAATGTTGTCgcaacatcatcatcacaGCCAGGACGAACTCTGCTCGAACGCCAGCGCCTGAGAACATCCAGCATGCCAGCAGAGAGTCGAAGG CCCCGATTGGCGGATATGCGCCGTTCCGCCATCCATACCGGTGATCCTGACATGGGCTACTATCGTCTGCGTAGCTTCAGTATAACCTCTCACGGAGTTTGTAATTTGGGCGACTCCCTAAG gAGCCGCAGGTCACGTTCGATCAAATCCGTGACATCCACGGGCACATCCACCAGCGGCCTGGATCGTCACAATAG CAACGCATCGCGAGCCTCTGGTGAAGTCGTGGACGGGGGGGATCCCATGATGCTGGGCGAAAGGCCACCGGATGGAGATCCCAATGTGCCCGCCTTCAAGATTGCCATGCTCGGCGCCTCTGGCGTGGGCAAGACCACCCTGACGTACCAGTTCACCACATCCGATTACATATGCGCCTACGACCTGAGTCTCG aTGATGACTATGGCCAAAAGAAAGTGTCGGTGCTGCTGGATAACATTGAGACGGATTTGGAAATTATTGACCATCCAGCGAGCGAGATGTCG ACGGAGGCCTTCTGCGCCACCTACAACATCGATCTGTTTGTGGTTGTCTACTCTGTGGTGGATCGCAAGACCTTCAAGGAAGCGGAGCGCGTGCTGCAGTACCTCAAGGAGAACGAGATGCTGCTCTCGCGCGGTGCCATTCTGGTGGGGAACAAGACGGATTTGGAGCGGCATCGAGTGGTCAATCAGTACA TGGGCCGCTATGTGGCCACCCAGATAGCCTGCAAGTTCATCGAGACATCCTCTGGGCTGCACCACAATGTGGACGAGCTGCTGGTGGGCATTGTGGCCCAGGTGAAGCTCAATCCCCAGCGCCTTCGCCGGCTCACGGAGAAGGAGCTCTACGAGCTGCTAAATCTCCAGAGCGCCATTCAGAAGCATAGCGGTATGCATTTGCATGCGCGACGCATGGTCCGGCAGATGAGCATCTACCAGGGCgacgaggaggaagaggacgacgacgaccaggaggaggatgagaaGCAGGAGGAGAACATATGA